DNA from Rosa rugosa chromosome 6, drRosRugo1.1, whole genome shotgun sequence:
aaacAAGAACTTTAATCTTTTAAAAACGTACTTGATGATTTAGGGCTTGAGTCACGcgtgtgttgatgcaggcgtgatggggCAAAGTTTGCAGTGGTGTCGGATACGCCGGGCAGCAGGGACTGCAGTGGTAGCGTGTATGCAAGGCAGCAGTGCTGCGGGGCTACAAAGTTGCGGGGATGTAAGGCTGCGTGGCTGCTAGGCTGCTGGTGCGTTGCGGAAGCGCTGCTGCGGGGTGTTGGGCAGGAGCGCAGGGGCGTGTAGAAGACGTGCGGCAGAAGGCGCCGGGTGTGCGCAGGCGGGCTGGCAGACGCTAGCAGTGTGCGttggctgcaggggcagcgtggGCTGGGCATAGGGCTGCGGGGGCAGCAGGTGCAGGTGCGCTGCAGGGGAGGCTAGGGCTTGCGGAAGGAGGCCGTAGTGTTTGCAACAGGGGCTGCAGGGCGGAAGGCAGGGCTGCACGGGCTAGGGCTTGTGGTAGCTTGCGGCAGATTTTGGTGAtgagagttttagggttttgttttttttttccttttaggctagggttagggctcgtgctgataacgtgttgtaggaaaATAGAATTGCAGGGAGAAATGtgttgtattattgataatatgagccctttatatagggagttacagAGTACatgaaaggtaatagaatccgaacataactaggaaatctagaaccttctcctattacaactctatgactaaaaccctagtttgaagaggcacacatgatgtcgacttccttcaacacTTTTAGCAATTTTCTTGGTTAGTGAAGCTCAGGAATGTCGTCCAAGCGGAAGAATCAGATGAAGGAAGCCCCCTCCTGGACAATGTAATCGGGAGGATGACTCTGACTGTTGTAAAGCTGGAAAAATGTATTCAATCTACACTTGCTCACCACCAATGTCCGGTAACACCCAGGCATACCTCACTCTCAACAGCTTTGAGGCAGGTGGTGACGGAGGAGGACCATCTGAATGTGACGGCAAGTATCATAATGACAACACTCCAGTTGTTGCATTATCCAGTGGATGGTACAATGGTGGATCAAGGTGCCTTAACAACATCAGAATTAACAGTAATGGGCATAGAGTGGTGTCCATGGTGGTGGATGAGTGCGACTCTACCGAGGGATGTGATGCTGACCATGATTATCAGCCTCCTTGTCCCAACAACAACGTTGATGCCTCCAAGGCTGTCTGGAAAGCCTTAGGTGGATCCGAGGACAACTGGGGTGGCTTGGATATCACATGGTCCGACGCTTAGTTACATTAGAGTTTCTCCAAGTTGTTGCTtatgttctttcttctttggGGTTTGATTATGCTATTTTTGTTGTATATATGCGTCTATGTTTGTGGGATGTATGATATGTACattatagaaattttttttatttttttttatgacaatgTACATTATAGAAAGTTAATATGGAAGACTTCTGTTTATGTTAACATGCTAATTCTTCAGtgatattttattatttagtGAAATATAGAATGGACTTGATTACTACTCTGTTTTCTAATGAAACTGATTGTCAAGTCATTTATCGAAGTTAATGACTTAATGCATCATGTGTCCCTTTCACTAACAAGATCCCCTTTCTTTGTATAATTTGAGGAATTT
Protein-coding regions in this window:
- the LOC133717204 gene encoding putative ripening-related protein 1 gives rise to the protein MYSIYTCSPPMSGNTQAYLTLNSFEAGGDGGGPSECDGKYHNDNTPVVALSSGWYNGGSRCLNNIRINSNGHRVVSMVVDECDSTEGCDADHDYQPPCPNNNVDASKAVWKALGGSEDNWGGLDITWSDA